One genomic region from Polyangiaceae bacterium encodes:
- a CDS encoding nucleotidyltransferase domain-containing protein produces the protein MRQAAINEVWDLLDRQGLRDLLADGPEPLFATVSGAHLYGFASTNSDVDLRGAFVLPARALLRLRPPTETLTIEREHNGVELDWVAHDIRKFAKMMTRDNGYVLEQLFSPLVVAGGEEHDELCELGRGCVTRGLLRHYRGFAHGRRKLLTDPGATVKTLLYAYRVYLTGIRALRTGTVEANLLELNEEFRLPQVDELASRKRAGKEKSALAEGEAEAHGAELDALERRLEEAHDASSLPEFATTVDALDDFVVRIRLRRLEAGHG, from the coding sequence ATGCGACAAGCAGCCATCAACGAGGTCTGGGACCTGCTCGACCGGCAGGGGCTCCGAGATCTGCTCGCCGACGGGCCCGAGCCGCTCTTCGCCACAGTGAGCGGGGCGCACCTCTACGGGTTCGCGTCGACCAACAGCGACGTGGATCTGCGCGGCGCATTCGTGCTGCCCGCGAGGGCACTGCTGCGCCTTCGGCCCCCCACGGAGACGCTGACCATCGAGCGCGAGCACAACGGCGTGGAGCTCGACTGGGTCGCCCACGACATTCGCAAGTTCGCGAAGATGATGACGCGGGACAACGGCTACGTGCTCGAGCAGCTCTTCTCGCCCCTGGTCGTGGCCGGCGGCGAGGAGCACGATGAGCTTTGCGAGCTTGGGCGAGGCTGCGTCACGCGCGGCCTGCTGCGGCACTACCGCGGGTTCGCACACGGCCGGCGCAAGCTGCTGACCGACCCCGGCGCGACGGTGAAGACGCTGCTCTACGCGTACCGCGTCTACCTGACAGGCATCCGCGCGCTTCGCACGGGCACCGTCGAGGCCAACCTGCTCGAGCTCAACGAGGAGTTTCGCCTCCCCCAGGTGGACGAGCTCGCCAGCCGCAAGCGGGCCGGGAAAGAGAAGTCTGCCCTGGCCGAGGGCGAAGCAGAGGCGCACGGCGCCGAGCTGGATGCGCTCGAACGCCGACTGGAAGAGGCACACGACGCGAGCTCGCTCCCCGAGTTCGCAACCACGGTGGATGCGCTCGACGACTTCGTCGTGCGCATCCGCCTGCGCCGATTGGAGGCCGGACATGGCTAG